One Dromiciops gliroides isolate mDroGli1 chromosome 3, mDroGli1.pri, whole genome shotgun sequence DNA segment encodes these proteins:
- the LOC122749274 gene encoding 60S ribosomal protein L34-like, whose amino-acid sequence MVQRLTYRRRLSYNTASNKTQLSRTPGNRIVYLYTKKVGKAPKSACGVCPGRLRGVRAVRPKVLMRLSKTKKHVSRAYGGSMCAKCVRDRIKRAFLIEEQKIVVKVLKAQAQSQKSK is encoded by the coding sequence ATGGTTCAGCGTCTGACATATCGCCGTAGGTTGTCCTACAACACAGCTTCCAACAAAACTCAGCTGTCACGAACCCCAGGTAACAGAATTGTTTACCTTTATACTAAGAAAGTTGGAAAAGCACCAAAATCAGCCTGTGGTGTGTGCCCAGGAAGACTTAGAGGTGTTCGTGCAGTGAGACCTAAAGTTCTTATGAGGCTATCAAAGACCAAAAAGCATGTCAGCAGGGCTTATGGTGGCTCCATGTGTGCTAAATGTGTCCGTGACAGGATCAAGCGTGCTTTCCTGATTGAGGAGCAGAAAATTGTTGTGAAGGTGTTGAAGGCACAGGCACAgagtcaaaaaagtaaataa